DNA sequence from the Marinilongibacter aquaticus genome:
CAAATGCTAAAGTGTTGTAATGTACGGGGCCATCAAGCCCAAAGCTCATTGACCATGTTTAGGTCGATTTCGCGATAATCCTGAATGTAAAAATGACAAGGCGGGAGTTCAGATTCACTGTGGCTGCTCAACACGCCCACTACCTTCATTCCGGCATTGATCCCCGCAGAAACCCCAGAAAACGAATCTTCGAAAACAAGGCATTGCTCGGGCTCTACGCCCAAATTTGCCGCCGATTTCAAATAGACTTCAGGATCGGGCTTGTGCATTATCACATCTTCCGAAGCCAAAATAGACTCCATATCACTTTCGAAACCCAATTTCCCCATGATCAAATCGAGGTTGGCCCGCGGTGCTGAAGTGGCCACGCCCGTTTTAAAACCACCCGATTTCAGTGCAGAAAGCCATTCCATAAACTTTGCGATCGGTTCAACTTCCTCGGCATAGATTTCGCGAAAAAGCCCTTCTTTTTCATTTTCCAAACTCAACAATTCTTCGTCGCTGACTTCCGTATTAAAAAAATGATTAAAAATATAGCGGTTGCTTTTTCCGAACATATGTTGGGCAAATTCCTCATCAGTGGGCTTCA
Encoded proteins:
- a CDS encoding HAD family hydrolase — its product is MKQKAVIFDMDGVICHTNPFHSKAFRIFFEKRGLKPTDEEFAQHMFGKSNRYIFNHFFNTEVSDEELLSLENEKEGLFREIYAEEVEPIAKFMEWLSALKSGGFKTGVATSAPRANLDLIMGKLGFESDMESILASEDVIMHKPDPEVYLKSAANLGVEPEQCLVFEDSFSGVSAGINAGMKVVGVLSSHSESELPPCHFYIQDYREIDLNMVNELWA